The following proteins are co-located in the Phragmites australis chromosome 10, lpPhrAust1.1, whole genome shotgun sequence genome:
- the LOC133883723 gene encoding large ribosomal subunit protein eL27x-like yields MVKFLKPGKAVILLQGRFAGRKAVIVRVFEEGTRDRPYGHCLVAGLAKYPKKVIRKDSAKKTAKKSRVKCFLKLVNFTHLMPTRYTLDVDFKDVASGGPDALATRDKKVAACKAAKARLEERFKTGKNRWFFTKLRF; encoded by the coding sequence ATGGTGAAGTTCCTGAAGCCCGGCAAGGCGGTGATCCTCCTCCAGGGTCGCTTCGCCGGAAGGAAGGCGGTGATCGTGCGCGTGTTCGAGGAGGGCACCCGCGACCGCCCATACGGGCACTGCCTCGTCGCCGGGCTCGCCAAGTACCCCAAGAAGGTGATCCGCAAGGACTCGGCCAAGAAGACGGCCAAGAAGTCGCGCGTCAAGTGCTTCCTCAAGCTCGTCAACTTCACCCACCTCATGCCCACCCGCTACACCCTCGATGTCGACTTCAAGGACGTCGCCTCGGGTGGGCCCGACGCGCTCGCCACCCGCGACAAGAAGGTGGCGGCGTGCAAGGCGGCCAAGGCGCGCCTCGAGGAGAGGTTCAAGACCGGCAAGAACAGGTGGTTCTTTACCAAGCTCCGCTTCTGA